A stretch of Bombina bombina isolate aBomBom1 chromosome 2, aBomBom1.pri, whole genome shotgun sequence DNA encodes these proteins:
- the CREB3L3 gene encoding cyclic AMP-responsive element-binding protein 3-like protein 3, translating into MEVEKGQNTQGCHLDNTQSLELLDLLFDCQDGILRDEPLGVEDVWAAPEPHVLSHDQEAFLYSLLVPADSPSDSPLWSPAASDSGVSEDMHSDQLDSPAQYNQYADSCHVIPGNGEHREGDVSIDLDMYTGQYFHDDHLEVPLNSPNSSYQLTVKDLLLSNSSDMHQSPVPSQQGRTPGTCGELILTEDEKKLLSKEGVSLPTQLPLTKYEERVLKKIRRKIRNKQSAQESRKKKKEYMDGLESRMSACAAHNQELQRKVLQLEKHNVSLMEQLRKLQALVSQSAGKAAQTGTCVAVLLLSLSLIIFPSLSPFTKSKTQDGDDFLPVRVFSRSLHDIASSRVFHHPTEGREASHWNGPANQAPDTELGPLRKYIAATIANQTRRPPLEPLIAQYNEPRNITGEKVSHLDTVLIDAEEELHDDPITGHMMARVTWTEPLEQGDEL; encoded by the exons AATACTCAAGGATGCCATTTAGATAACACGCAGAGCCTGGAGCTTTTGGATCTTCTATTTGATTGTCAGGATGGCATCCTACGAGATGAGCCCCTGGGTGTAGAAGACGTTTGGGCAGCACCAGAACCACAT GTCCTCAGCCATGACCAGGAAGCCTTCCTCTACTCTCTGCTGGTACCTGCTGATTCACCATCAGACTCTCCCCTCTGGTCGCCCGCAGCCAGTGACAGTGGAGTATCTGAAGACATGCACTCAGACCAGCTAGACAGTCCGGCACAGTATAACCAGTATGCTGACTCCTGTCATGTGATTCCAGGGAATGGGGAGCATCGAGAAGGAGATGTGTCCATAGACCTGG ACATGTACACAGGCCAATACTTCCATGATGACCACTTAGAAGTGCCGTTGAATTCACCAAATTCTTCTTACCAGCTGACAGTGAAAGACCTTCTGCTATCCAACAGCAGTGACATG CATCAGTCCCCAGTTCCCTCCCAACAAGGCCGCACTCCAGGAACATGTGGTGAGCTCATACTGACTGAAGATGAAAAGAAACTACTCAGCAAGGAGGGGGTATCACTGCCTACCCAGCTACCTCTCACCAAG TATGAGGAACGCGTCCTGAAAAAAATCCGCCGTAAGATACGGAATAAACAGTCAGCCCAGGAAAGtaggaaaaagaagaaagaatataTGGATGGATTGGAATCTAG AATGTCTGCCTGTGCAGCCCACAACCAAGAGCTTCAGCGCAAGGTCCTTCAGTTGGAGAAACACAACGT TTCTCTAATGGAGCAACTACGGAAGCTGCAGGCCTTGGTGTCTCAGTCTGCAGGAAAGGCCGCTCAAACTGGGACCTGTGTAGCA gTCCTATTATTGTCATTATCTCTCATCATCTTTCCATCACTTAGCCCATTTACAAAAAGTAAAACTCAAGATGGGGATGATTTCCTCCCCGTACGAG TCTTCTCACGGTCCCTTCATGACATAGCCTCTTCGCGTGTCTTCCATCACCCAACGGAGGGCCGAGAGGCTTCTCATTGGAATGGCCCTGCCAATCAAGCACCTGACACAGAACTGGGGCCACTAAGAAAATACATTGCCGCGACTATTGCCAACCAAACAAGACGTCCACCCTTGGAGCCTTTGATTGCGCAGTACAATGAACCCAGGAACATTACTGGTGAAAAAGTTTCACATCTAGACACTGTTCTCATAGATGCGGAAGAGGAGTTACACGATGATCCTATCACAGGGCACATGATGGCACGGGTGACTTGGACAGAGCCCCTTGAGCAAGGGGACGAGTTGTGA